In Mercenaria mercenaria strain notata chromosome 13, MADL_Memer_1, whole genome shotgun sequence, a single window of DNA contains:
- the LOC123529725 gene encoding actin, non-muscle 6.2-like has protein sequence MSYDSFDDEIPAIVIDNGSSLCKAGFAGDDAPRSIFPALTGRPRYMYENWMVGMDSKDTFVGDQIQKKRDVLSIKYPIEKGIVTSWDDMEKIWHHAFYDELHAAPEKHPVLLTEPPLNPKLNREKMVECMFETFNTPAFYVSLSAILAIYASGRGSAIMLDIGHAVSHVLAVYEGYTFKHAIDRIDLGGNDLTEYLLRMLNSERCNTFAFESDKEIVRNIKEKLGYAVLDFDKEMKTVNTNDTIDVERTYELPDGRRITVGSERFRCVESLFQPNLLGKDIAGIHDLFYSCLMKSDIDARKDLMCNMILSGGCTMFPGFAERMQKELRNLIPKTMKVKVIAPPERKLSVWIGGSILASLSTFQKCLISKQEYEENGPRIVHAKCI, from the coding sequence ATGAGTTACGACTCGTTCGATGATGAAATCCCCGCTATTGTCATCGACAACGGTTCAAGCCTTTGTAAAGCCGGGTTTGCGGGTGACGATGCACCGAGATCGATATTTCCGGCGCTCACCGGGCGACCGAGGTACATGTATGAAAACTGGATGGTTGGGATGGACAGTAAAGATACGTTCGTAGGGGACCAGATACAGAAGAAAAGGGACGTACTGTCCATAAAATATCCCATTGAAAAGGGCATTGTTACCAGCTGGGATGATATGGAGAAAATCTGGCATCACGCGTTTTATGACGAGCTCCACGCCGCACCGGAGAAACATCCTGTATTGCTGACAGAACCGCCATTAAACCCAAAGTTAAACAGAGAAAAGATGGTTGAATGTATGTTTGAGACATTCAACACACCAGCATTTTATGTGTCGTTATCAGCAATACTGGCGATTTATGCATCTGGGCGCGGTTCTGCAATCATGCTCGATATCGGCCATGCGGTCTCACACGTTCTTGCTGTCTATGAAGGATACACGTTCAAGCACGCTATCGATCGGATTGATTTGGGTGGAAATGATTTGACTGAATATTTGTTAAGAATGCTAAACAGCGAACGCTGCAATACGTTTGCTTTCGAATCTGATAAAGAAATAGTTcgaaatattaaagaaaagttAGGATACGCAGTGCTTGACTTTGACAAAGAAATGAAAACTGTCAATACTAATGACACTATTGATGTTGAAAGAACATATGAACTACCCGACGGACGTAGGATTACGGTCGGAAGTGAAAGATTTCGATGTGTTGAGTCCCTTTTTCAACCGAATTTGCTCGGCAAAGATATTGCAGgtattcatgatttgttttattcctGCCTTATGAAAAGTGATATTGACGCCAGAAAAGACTTAATGTGTAATATGATTTTATCAGGCGGCTGTACAATGTTTCCTGGGTTTGCTGAAAGAATGCAGAAGGAATTAAGAAATTTAATCCCAAAAactatgaaggtcaaggtcattgccCCGCCGGAAAGAAAGCTAAGTGTTTGGATAGGAGGTTCTATTTTAGCCTCGTTATCTACTTTCCAAAAGTGTTTGATTTCTAAACAGGAATATGAAGAAAATGGCCCAAGAATAGTGCATGCGAAATGTATATAA